From the Myxococcales bacterium genome, one window contains:
- the recA gene encoding recombinase RecA → MAKKSQKLERAPVQRISREGNGEQRAKALEMAIASIEKQFGKGAIVAMSGDKIDYEIPYFSSGSPSIDIALGIGGYPRGRVVEIYGPESSGKTTLTLHAIAEVQKTGGVAAFIDAEHALDVNYARRLGVKVEDLLVSQPDTGEQALEIADVLLRSGAIDIVVIDSVAALVPRAEIEGEMGDHHVGLQARLMSQALRKLTATVAKSGATIMFINQIRMKIGVMFGNPETTTGGNALKFYASIRIDVRRIAALKDGDEVVGNRTRVKVVKNKVAPPFRQAEFDILYNEGISREGDLLDLGVEEGLVEKSGSWYSYDGERIGQGRENARRFLKENPETCGRLAEVVYAAKGLKLPVPVGGHGAIAADASEPETEDV, encoded by the coding sequence ATGGCAAAAAAGTCACAGAAGCTAGAGCGAGCACCGGTACAGCGGATCAGTCGAGAGGGCAACGGAGAACAGCGGGCGAAGGCGCTCGAGATGGCGATCGCCTCGATCGAAAAGCAATTTGGCAAGGGCGCGATCGTTGCGATGTCCGGAGACAAGATCGATTACGAGATTCCCTACTTTTCGAGCGGCTCGCCGAGCATCGACATCGCTCTGGGGATCGGCGGCTATCCTCGCGGTCGAGTGGTCGAGATCTACGGACCGGAGTCGAGTGGCAAGACGACGCTGACCCTGCACGCCATTGCAGAAGTGCAGAAGACTGGCGGAGTCGCGGCCTTCATCGACGCCGAGCACGCGCTGGACGTGAACTACGCCAGACGCCTCGGCGTCAAGGTCGAAGACCTGCTGGTCTCACAGCCCGATACCGGTGAACAGGCCCTCGAGATTGCCGACGTCCTGCTGCGCTCCGGTGCGATCGATATCGTGGTGATCGATTCGGTGGCAGCGCTGGTGCCCCGGGCCGAGATCGAGGGAGAGATGGGGGACCATCACGTGGGCCTGCAAGCTCGGCTGATGAGCCAGGCGTTGCGCAAGCTCACGGCCACCGTCGCCAAGTCTGGCGCCACGATCATGTTCATCAATCAGATTCGCATGAAGATTGGGGTGATGTTTGGCAACCCGGAGACGACCACCGGAGGCAACGCGCTGAAGTTCTATGCGTCGATTCGCATCGATGTACGCCGGATCGCCGCACTCAAGGACGGCGACGAGGTGGTGGGCAATCGTACTCGGGTCAAGGTGGTGAAGAACAAGGTCGCACCTCCGTTTCGCCAGGCGGAGTTCGACATCCTTTACAACGAAGGGATTTCTCGCGAGGGAGACCTGCTGGACCTCGGTGTCGAGGAAGGCCTGGTCGAGAAAAGCGGCTCCTGGTACTCGTACGACGGCGAGCGAATCGGCCAGGGGCGGGAGAATGCCCGTCGCTTCCTCAAGGAAAATCCAGAGACTTGTGGACGCCTGGCGGAGGTCGTGTACGCGGCCAAGGGACTCAAGCTTCCCGTCCCGGTAGGGGGACACGGCGCGATTGCTGCGGATGCCTCCGAGCCCGAAACCGAAGACGTCTGA
- a CDS encoding type IV pilus twitching motility protein PilT, translated as MDLNDILKVAIKGGASDIHLKAGLPPMFRVDGALVPLKNGERMMPDDLQKIAFSIMNEKQRANFEEQREADLAYGIAGLGRFRVNIFQQRGTIGVVFRVIPFGVKTAEQLHLPPIIQKIAREQRGLVLVTGTTGSGKSTTLAAMIEQINTERTSHIMTIEDPIEFLIRDRRSIVNQREIGVDTHSFSNALRAALRQDPDVILVGEMRDFETIETALTAAETGHLVMSTLHTLDATETINRIISVFPPYQQKQVRLQLATILKAVISQRLVPRADGNGRVPALEVLVSTAFVRECIGDKDRTKEIPEVIAKGFTTYGMQTFDQSLMQLVKDGLVTYDEALKNVSNPDDFALRFRGIASTSDSQWNEFDGEGDDEKDKPEADNIDDALVDDDGFSIDRF; from the coding sequence ATGGATCTCAACGACATCCTGAAGGTCGCGATCAAGGGCGGAGCCTCGGACATTCATCTGAAGGCCGGATTGCCCCCTATGTTCCGAGTCGACGGTGCGCTGGTGCCGCTCAAGAACGGCGAGCGCATGATGCCCGACGATCTGCAGAAAATCGCGTTCTCGATCATGAACGAAAAGCAGAGGGCGAATTTCGAAGAGCAACGCGAAGCGGATCTCGCCTACGGGATTGCGGGACTCGGGCGCTTTCGCGTCAACATTTTTCAGCAGCGCGGCACCATTGGCGTTGTCTTCCGGGTCATCCCCTTTGGAGTGAAGACCGCGGAGCAACTCCATCTTCCTCCGATCATCCAGAAGATTGCTCGCGAGCAGCGGGGACTTGTTCTCGTGACCGGGACTACGGGTTCGGGCAAGTCGACCACGTTGGCGGCGATGATCGAACAGATCAATACCGAGCGTACTTCTCACATCATGACGATCGAAGACCCGATCGAATTTTTGATTCGCGATCGCCGCTCGATCGTGAACCAGCGCGAGATCGGCGTCGACACCCACAGTTTTTCCAACGCCCTGCGGGCGGCCTTGCGTCAGGACCCCGACGTCATTCTGGTCGGCGAGATGCGCGACTTCGAGACGATCGAAACGGCCCTCACTGCAGCTGAAACCGGTCACCTCGTGATGAGCACCTTGCATACCCTCGACGCGACCGAGACGATCAACCGTATCATCTCGGTATTTCCGCCCTACCAGCAGAAGCAGGTTCGATTGCAGTTGGCGACCATTTTGAAGGCGGTGATCTCACAGCGACTGGTTCCCCGGGCTGATGGCAACGGCCGCGTTCCCGCGCTGGAAGTGTTGGTTTCGACTGCGTTCGTCCGCGAGTGCATCGGCGACAAGGACCGCACCAAGGAAATTCCCGAGGTGATCGCCAAGGGTTTCACCACCTACGGCATGCAGACCTTCGATCAGTCACTGATGCAGTTGGTGAAAGACGGTCTCGTGACCTACGACGAAGCGCTGAAGAACGTGTCGAACCCGGACGACTTTGCCTTGCGGTTCCGCGGCATCGCCTCGACTTCGGACTCTCAGTGGAACGAGTTCGACGGTGAGGGCGACGACGAAAAAGATAAGCCCGAGGCCGACAATATCGACGATGCCCTGGTGGACGACGACGGCTTCAGCATCGATCGTTTCTAG
- the alaS gene encoding alanine--tRNA ligase: protein MGPAAKDIRELFLDFYENKGHSRQPSASLVPQDDPTLMFVNAGMVPFKRLFLGEETRSYSRATSSQKCMRVSGKHNDLENVGRTPRHHTFFEMLGNFSFGDYFKQEAIEFAWELLTDRLKLSPASLAVSVFTEDDEAYGIWRDGIGLPEAKIYRLGEDENFWAMGETGPCGPCSEIHVDFGETGHCTSAVCDPSCDCGRWLEIWNLVFMQYNRSASGEMTPLPKPSVDTGGGLERWAQVLQQVDSNYETDLFVPLIERGQELTGVALGEDSEKDVSLKVVADHARALTFLIGDGVLPSNEGRGYVLRRILRRASRHGVLLGTEQPFIHQVADKVIDEMSGAFPELIERRAFICARIKREEERFLETLSKGLNLLEGEIKELDAKGQKTLPGEMLFKLYDTYGFPVDLTADILAGRNMTLDRAGFDREMEAQRTRARAAWKGTGDTTVAEVYGRIVSEVTSDFSGYEGLTGESSLRAILRDGEPVEVARAGDEVELVFGESPFYAESGGQVGDRGLITGPRGEIEVRDTQRPIDGLIVHHGLVSTGEIHQGEIAQLVVDAANRQAIVRNHSATHLLHAALRQVLGPQAMQKGSLVNGERLRFDFTHDQGVTVAELEEIEDLANQWIEENHPGTTRLLSYNDAVKQGAIALFEEKYGDEVRVVSFGDCSTELCGGTHAGATGDIGLLKIVSESGISAGIRRIEALSGKAALQHIRVQERALRETAALLKVSTVDVTERVSRLLEERKAARREREALDASKLGSVALDLAGSAREIKAGKAVAGCVEGADAKGMRGMIDDLRNKLGSSVVCLLAENNGKVLVAIGVTKDQLQNFKAGDLIREVAGVVGGGGGGRPDFAQAGGMDASKIDAAIAKFYELVGAS, encoded by the coding sequence ATGGGACCGGCAGCCAAAGACATCCGCGAGCTGTTTCTCGATTTTTACGAGAACAAGGGACATTCGCGTCAGCCGAGTGCTTCGCTGGTTCCCCAGGACGACCCGACGCTGATGTTCGTCAACGCGGGCATGGTCCCCTTCAAGCGACTGTTTCTCGGCGAAGAAACGCGCAGCTATTCCCGGGCCACCAGCTCGCAAAAATGCATGCGAGTCTCGGGCAAACACAACGACCTCGAGAACGTTGGCCGCACGCCCCGGCACCACACTTTCTTCGAGATGCTCGGAAATTTTTCCTTTGGCGACTACTTCAAGCAGGAAGCGATCGAGTTCGCCTGGGAACTGTTGACCGATCGGCTCAAGCTGTCCCCTGCGAGTCTCGCAGTCTCGGTATTCACCGAAGACGACGAAGCGTATGGCATATGGCGCGACGGTATTGGCCTTCCCGAAGCCAAGATCTACCGACTTGGCGAGGACGAAAATTTCTGGGCGATGGGCGAGACGGGACCATGCGGTCCCTGCAGCGAAATCCACGTCGATTTCGGAGAAACCGGACACTGCACATCCGCGGTGTGTGATCCCTCTTGCGATTGTGGGCGCTGGCTCGAGATCTGGAATCTGGTCTTCATGCAGTACAACCGCAGCGCCAGCGGCGAGATGACCCCGCTTCCCAAGCCATCGGTCGATACCGGCGGTGGTCTCGAACGCTGGGCTCAGGTGCTGCAGCAAGTCGACTCCAACTACGAGACCGACTTGTTCGTGCCCTTGATCGAACGAGGACAAGAGCTGACCGGAGTAGCGCTCGGCGAGGATTCCGAAAAGGATGTGTCGCTCAAGGTGGTGGCCGACCACGCCCGCGCACTGACCTTCTTGATCGGCGACGGAGTCCTGCCCTCCAACGAGGGACGGGGTTATGTGCTGCGCCGCATTTTGCGCCGGGCGTCGCGCCACGGCGTCTTGCTCGGGACCGAGCAGCCCTTCATCCATCAGGTGGCGGACAAGGTGATCGACGAAATGTCCGGGGCCTTCCCCGAACTGATCGAACGGCGCGCGTTCATCTGTGCCCGTATCAAACGGGAAGAGGAGCGTTTTCTCGAGACCCTTTCAAAGGGCCTCAACCTGCTCGAGGGCGAAATCAAAGAACTCGATGCGAAGGGGCAGAAGACGCTTCCCGGCGAAATGCTTTTCAAGCTCTACGACACCTATGGCTTTCCGGTCGATCTGACCGCCGACATCCTCGCCGGTCGGAACATGACCCTCGATCGTGCTGGTTTCGACCGGGAGATGGAAGCCCAACGCACGCGAGCGCGCGCGGCCTGGAAGGGAACCGGCGATACGACGGTCGCCGAAGTCTACGGCCGCATCGTTTCGGAAGTGACCAGCGATTTCAGCGGCTACGAAGGACTGACCGGCGAATCGAGCTTGCGCGCGATCTTGCGCGACGGCGAACCGGTGGAGGTGGCCAGGGCCGGCGACGAGGTGGAACTGGTTTTTGGGGAAAGTCCCTTCTACGCGGAGAGCGGTGGCCAGGTGGGCGACCGCGGGCTCATCACGGGACCTCGCGGTGAGATCGAAGTGCGGGACACGCAAAGGCCCATCGACGGTTTGATCGTGCACCATGGACTTGTCTCCACCGGAGAGATTCATCAGGGTGAGATTGCGCAGCTTGTGGTCGACGCTGCGAACCGACAGGCGATCGTACGCAATCATTCAGCGACGCATTTGCTTCACGCGGCACTGCGGCAGGTGCTCGGACCGCAAGCCATGCAGAAGGGTTCGCTGGTCAACGGGGAACGACTGCGTTTCGACTTTACCCACGATCAGGGTGTGACGGTCGCAGAACTCGAGGAGATTGAAGACCTCGCCAATCAGTGGATCGAAGAGAACCACCCCGGGACGACCCGCCTGCTCTCGTACAACGACGCCGTCAAGCAGGGAGCGATCGCGCTGTTCGAGGAAAAGTACGGCGACGAGGTGCGCGTCGTTTCATTTGGCGATTGTTCGACTGAACTCTGCGGTGGCACCCACGCCGGGGCAACGGGCGACATCGGTTTGCTCAAGATCGTGAGTGAATCGGGTATTTCCGCGGGCATTCGACGCATTGAAGCCCTGAGCGGCAAGGCCGCCCTGCAGCATATTCGCGTGCAGGAACGGGCGCTGCGCGAAACGGCCGCCCTGCTCAAGGTCTCGACTGTCGATGTGACCGAGCGGGTCTCGCGCCTGCTCGAAGAACGCAAAGCTGCTCGACGCGAGCGCGAAGCACTCGATGCGTCGAAGCTTGGGAGCGTTGCTCTTGACCTGGCGGGCTCCGCCCGAGAGATCAAAGCGGGCAAGGCCGTGGCGGGTTGCGTCGAAGGCGCCGACGCCAAGGGGATGCGCGGCATGATCGACGACCTGCGAAACAAACTGGGCAGCAGTGTCGTTTGTCTGTTGGCGGAAAATAACGGCAAGGTCCTGGTGGCGATCGGCGTCACAAAAGATCAACTCCAGAACTTCAAGGCCGGCGATTTGATCCGCGAGGTGGCGGGGGTTGTCGGCGGCGGCGGCGGTGGGCGTCCAGACTTCGCCCAGGCCGGCGGCATGGACGCGTCAAAGATCGACGCCGCGATCGCGAAGTTCTACGAACTCGTCGGTGCTAGTTGA
- the ispG gene encoding (E)-4-hydroxy-3-methylbut-2-enyl-diphosphate synthase — MRTFYARDLFTGLRRATREVKVGDVGIGGANPLRIQSMTNTDTRDVRATVDQIESLAEVDCEIVRLTVPSVRDAEVLPEIRRELAKRRITVPLVADIHFTPNAAMLCVDHVEKIRINPGNYVDRKKFEVREFSDSEYAVEIEKVADRFRPLVLRCREVGVSMRIGTNHGSLSDRVMNRFGDTPRGMVESALEFLDVCESENFYDIVFSMKASNTQIAVQAYRLLAQRLNARPSPPGGTYPFHIGVTEAGDSEDGRIKSAIGIGALLEDGIGDTIRVSLTEHPIREIPVARALAERAQARWTADEGTAGTQLQQVFTADPYSYERRETTALELAGLALGGKEPVRVELDLGPVPQRNLDAWSEAHAKSLAGQRDVACESIQLALSNLADLADLQAIDSLRRTLSKCGLDQPLAFAAPASDATDVDSLSLDLSERVSRLVIRIDGETSLRACEVSARFSQRAGIALEWCLAGDLAGLSALVDRALDASRSAGQTRLLFSCSVPRANHGARRIVQRLGERGASNVPIVLRHYAAGDSCDRSDSERAIVDVAIDLGAPLCDGIGDMVTLGGNDDSGRAVDLAYRVLQGARLRATRTEFISCPSCGRTLFDLELVTARIKSLTEHLKGVKIAIMGCIVNGPGEMADADFGYVGSGAGLVTLYVGHEVFARSVREDQAPGRLVELIKDSGRWVDPS, encoded by the coding sequence ATGAGAACTTTCTACGCGAGGGATCTCTTCACCGGGCTGCGACGCGCGACCCGGGAAGTCAAGGTGGGCGACGTCGGGATCGGCGGGGCCAATCCCTTGCGCATTCAATCGATGACCAACACCGATACGCGTGACGTGCGCGCAACCGTCGACCAGATCGAATCCCTGGCCGAGGTCGATTGCGAGATCGTTCGACTCACGGTGCCCTCGGTGCGAGACGCGGAGGTTCTGCCCGAGATTCGCCGAGAGTTGGCGAAGCGTAGGATCACAGTGCCCCTGGTGGCAGACATCCACTTCACACCCAACGCCGCCATGCTCTGCGTCGATCACGTAGAAAAGATTCGCATCAACCCGGGCAACTACGTCGACCGCAAGAAATTCGAGGTTCGCGAGTTCAGCGACAGCGAATACGCGGTCGAGATCGAAAAAGTTGCGGATCGCTTTCGACCGCTGGTCCTGCGCTGTCGTGAGGTGGGGGTATCGATGCGCATCGGGACCAACCATGGATCTCTCAGTGACCGTGTGATGAACCGCTTTGGCGATACCCCGCGTGGCATGGTGGAGAGCGCGCTCGAGTTTTTGGATGTCTGCGAATCCGAGAACTTCTACGACATCGTCTTCAGCATGAAAGCCTCGAACACCCAGATCGCCGTCCAGGCCTATCGACTGCTGGCCCAGAGGCTGAACGCACGTCCGTCGCCGCCGGGGGGGACTTATCCTTTCCATATTGGGGTGACCGAAGCAGGGGATAGCGAGGATGGCCGCATCAAGAGTGCGATCGGGATCGGCGCTTTGCTCGAAGATGGCATCGGGGACACCATTCGCGTCTCGCTCACCGAGCATCCCATCCGAGAGATTCCGGTGGCTCGCGCGCTGGCCGAACGCGCCCAGGCGCGTTGGACTGCGGACGAGGGCACGGCCGGAACGCAGCTTCAACAGGTCTTCACGGCAGATCCCTATAGCTACGAGCGCCGGGAAACCACCGCCCTCGAGCTAGCCGGACTGGCGCTCGGCGGAAAAGAGCCGGTACGGGTCGAACTCGATCTGGGTCCGGTACCCCAGCGCAATCTCGACGCATGGTCCGAGGCTCATGCCAAGAGCCTCGCCGGTCAGCGAGATGTCGCTTGCGAGTCGATCCAGCTTGCGCTTTCGAATCTGGCTGATCTCGCCGATCTCCAGGCGATCGACAGCTTGCGACGCACGCTCTCGAAATGCGGGCTCGATCAACCCCTTGCGTTTGCCGCCCCCGCGTCCGACGCAACCGACGTCGACAGCTTGAGCCTCGATCTGTCCGAGCGAGTCTCTCGTCTCGTGATTCGGATTGATGGCGAAACTTCGCTTCGGGCGTGCGAAGTCAGTGCTCGGTTTTCCCAGCGTGCTGGCATTGCACTCGAGTGGTGTCTCGCAGGGGATCTCGCCGGGTTGTCCGCACTCGTCGATCGAGCACTCGATGCAAGTCGATCGGCCGGTCAGACACGACTGCTTTTTTCGTGTTCGGTTCCCCGCGCCAATCACGGGGCGAGGCGGATCGTGCAACGCCTGGGCGAGCGGGGTGCCTCAAATGTCCCGATCGTCTTGCGTCATTACGCCGCTGGCGATTCTTGCGATCGATCCGATTCTGAGCGAGCCATCGTCGACGTCGCAATCGATCTCGGGGCCCCACTCTGCGACGGTATTGGCGACATGGTGACGCTCGGAGGGAACGACGATTCGGGACGTGCGGTCGATCTCGCGTATCGCGTTCTGCAGGGCGCGCGTCTGCGCGCGACTCGCACGGAGTTCATCTCGTGTCCGTCCTGCGGTCGTACGCTGTTCGACCTCGAACTCGTAACCGCGCGCATCAAGTCCCTCACCGAACATCTAAAGGGAGTCAAGATCGCCATCATGGGTTGTATCGTGAATGGCCCCGGCGAGATGGCGGACGCCGACTTCGGCTACGTGGGTTCGGGGGCGGGTCTCGTGACGCTCTACGTCGGCCATGAGGTATTCGCACGAAGCGTGCGCGAAGATCAGGCACCCGGGCGACTGGTCGAACTGATCAAGGACTCCGGTCGCTGGGTCGACCCCAGCTAG
- a CDS encoding CvpA family protein has protein sequence MDTDSLTILDGFILFVLLVAAARGAYIGMIRESFSIAAVGISCIALRFGNSYAANWLTEFTGGEIGAGAAPFITGAVILIGTVVLVGYLGRTVKRGAEAVGLGWADRLGGGALGVAEGALVGTLLVLGATLIFGEEHASIKGSRSVEAVEQLQEYVANEYPEQFKALPSVAAPFKR, from the coding sequence ATGGATACCGATTCGCTCACCATCCTCGACGGGTTCATTCTGTTCGTGCTGTTGGTCGCAGCTGCCCGGGGCGCCTACATCGGCATGATTCGCGAGAGCTTTTCGATTGCCGCAGTCGGCATCAGCTGTATCGCCCTGCGCTTCGGCAACAGCTACGCGGCCAATTGGTTGACCGAGTTCACCGGTGGAGAAATTGGTGCCGGCGCCGCTCCCTTCATTACCGGAGCAGTGATTCTGATCGGAACCGTGGTCCTGGTGGGCTATTTGGGGCGAACCGTCAAACGGGGCGCCGAGGCCGTGGGGCTGGGCTGGGCCGACCGGCTCGGCGGAGGGGCACTGGGCGTTGCAGAGGGTGCGTTGGTCGGAACCTTGCTCGTGCTCGGCGCGACCCTGATATTCGGCGAGGAGCATGCTTCGATCAAGGGATCGCGCAGCGTCGAGGCGGTGGAACAACTCCAAGAATACGTCGCCAACGAGTATCCGGAACAATTCAAGGCACTCCCCAGTGTCGCCGCACCCTTCAAGCGCTAG
- a CDS encoding tetratricopeptide repeat protein — translation MERSDGATAVPTKIIRSIRMTSGEREAYSLGRSLFERGDVGPALEALNSLLRTRNDFADVHYMVGVLLELRGDSDAAGRSLRRAIALNPSYAEALLALASVCERGGDFDHSREFAERASALTRTSSGSLDPVTRGKLANLQAATADAYFDAGELREAVEGYRKALDRCPNFHDIRYRLGVALRELGLPDQALREFKRVLRGNPGLLDAQVQLGLTYYTLGRSEDALERWQAVLKFDPNRDDARMYTRMVISKHELATAPNEIPNGNSGE, via the coding sequence TTGGAGCGATCAGACGGAGCGACCGCAGTTCCAACCAAGATCATCCGATCCATTCGCATGACGAGCGGTGAGCGCGAAGCGTACTCGCTGGGGCGATCCCTGTTCGAACGCGGGGACGTCGGCCCCGCCCTCGAAGCACTGAACTCGCTCCTGCGCACCCGCAACGACTTTGCCGACGTCCATTACATGGTCGGGGTGCTGCTGGAACTGAGGGGAGATTCGGACGCCGCCGGGCGCAGCTTACGACGTGCCATTGCCCTGAACCCGTCGTACGCCGAAGCACTTCTCGCCCTGGCGAGCGTGTGTGAGCGCGGGGGAGATTTCGACCACTCGCGCGAATTTGCCGAACGAGCATCGGCCCTGACGCGAACTTCCTCGGGGTCACTCGATCCCGTCACCCGGGGCAAACTGGCAAATTTGCAGGCGGCCACGGCCGACGCGTACTTCGATGCAGGAGAATTGCGAGAGGCCGTCGAGGGCTACCGCAAGGCTCTCGATCGTTGTCCGAATTTCCACGACATCCGTTATCGCCTGGGGGTCGCGCTGCGCGAACTCGGCCTGCCCGACCAGGCACTGCGCGAATTCAAACGCGTGCTGCGCGGCAACCCCGGGCTACTCGACGCCCAGGTTCAACTCGGACTCACCTATTACACACTCGGTCGCAGCGAAGACGCCCTGGAGCGCTGGCAGGCCGTATTGAAATTTGATCCCAATCGCGACGATGCCCGGATGTACACCCGGATGGTCATTTCGAAGCACGAGCTCGCCACCGCGCCCAACGAAATTCCGAACGGAAACTCGGGGGAGTAA
- the bamD gene encoding outer membrane protein assembly factor BamD — protein sequence MWATLALLLAFGSSCRERPPLFVEVAPAEELYEKGLEILKGKRAYIWFTVVDYDEAIETFQTIIDNYPYHELAVQAELRIADAYFDNRRYDDALSYYRSFSDLHPQHEKVPYTVLRSALCHYEQIRSINRDQTATREAQIYLEILIREHPYALETRKGEAMLRDLRTRLSRNMMQMGDFYMKRDEFQAAAERYRTVLNVYPGLGLDAEVLYKLGVCYENMMRRDEARRLFHVVVANYPKSDTAKLASERIAATN from the coding sequence GTGTGGGCCACACTTGCGCTCCTGCTCGCTTTTGGGTCTTCCTGCAGGGAAAGACCGCCGCTTTTTGTCGAAGTGGCACCCGCTGAGGAATTGTACGAGAAGGGCCTCGAGATCCTGAAGGGAAAGCGCGCCTACATTTGGTTCACCGTCGTCGACTACGACGAGGCGATCGAAACGTTCCAGACGATCATCGACAACTATCCGTATCACGAACTTGCGGTCCAGGCCGAGCTGCGAATCGCAGACGCCTACTTCGATAACCGACGCTACGACGACGCGCTGTCGTACTACCGGTCCTTTTCCGACCTCCACCCCCAACACGAAAAAGTGCCGTATACGGTGCTCCGCTCGGCGCTGTGTCACTACGAACAAATCCGCTCGATCAACCGGGACCAGACCGCGACCCGGGAAGCGCAGATCTATCTCGAGATTCTGATCCGAGAGCACCCCTACGCGCTCGAGACCCGGAAGGGCGAAGCGATGCTGCGGGACCTGCGCACTCGCCTTTCGCGCAACATGATGCAGATGGGCGACTTCTACATGAAGAGGGATGAGTTTCAAGCTGCTGCCGAGCGCTATCGCACGGTGCTCAATGTCTACCCGGGACTCGGACTCGACGCCGAGGTCCTCTACAAGCTCGGGGTCTGTTACGAGAACATGATGCGACGCGACGAGGCCCGAAGGTTGTTCCATGTCGTCGTCGCCAACTATCCAAAATCGGACACAGCGAAACTGGCGTCCGAGAGAATCGCGGCAACGAACTGA
- a CDS encoding CDP-alcohol phosphatidyltransferase family protein: MIKERLGHRVDGFVHAVFPFLFLRPINPDWLTVCGAAVSVAAAAAFSQGEFLVGGLVMFVSGCFDLVDGVVARHFKISTTFGGFLDSTLDRLVDMVVLLGIVLFYAGAGQQGLAVLTAYVLVCTVLTSYSKARAELHIGHMPGGMLERGERMGLLVFGAVFGLVEPVLWVLAAGTTYTFAQRLWVAQRELALLDAARGANPTEAA; the protein is encoded by the coding sequence GTGATCAAGGAGAGGTTGGGTCACCGCGTCGATGGCTTCGTCCATGCGGTTTTCCCCTTCCTCTTTCTGCGCCCCATCAATCCAGATTGGCTGACCGTGTGCGGCGCCGCTGTGTCCGTGGCTGCGGCCGCGGCTTTTTCTCAGGGCGAATTTCTGGTCGGCGGTCTGGTAATGTTCGTCAGCGGGTGTTTTGATCTAGTCGACGGCGTCGTCGCCCGGCACTTCAAGATCTCGACCACTTTTGGCGGGTTTCTCGATTCGACCCTCGATCGCCTGGTCGACATGGTCGTACTGCTCGGCATCGTGCTCTTCTATGCCGGGGCAGGGCAGCAGGGGCTCGCAGTTCTCACGGCATACGTTCTGGTGTGCACCGTCCTGACCTCATATTCGAAAGCCCGGGCCGAGCTGCATATTGGGCATATGCCGGGTGGTATGCTCGAGCGCGGTGAGCGGATGGGTTTATTGGTGTTTGGCGCGGTATTTGGCCTCGTCGAACCCGTACTGTGGGTGCTGGCCGCGGGAACGACCTATACGTTTGCCCAGCGACTCTGGGTGGCTCAGCGCGAACTGGCGCTGCTCGACGCAGCGCGGGGTGCCAATCCGACGGAGGCGGCGTAA
- a CDS encoding DUF1844 domain-containing protein, with the protein MSDSTGSDSKTKEMKGLPSIDFSTFVLSLSTSALYQMGLVNGPDGAPVGEQDLIMARQTIDTLKMLRVKTQGNLEEGELKLIDNLLYELHSRFVSL; encoded by the coding sequence ATGAGTGATTCCACTGGATCCGATTCCAAGACGAAGGAGATGAAAGGCCTGCCGTCGATCGATTTTTCGACCTTCGTACTTTCGCTTTCGACGTCGGCGCTCTACCAGATGGGTCTGGTCAACGGACCCGACGGAGCCCCAGTAGGCGAGCAGGATCTGATCATGGCGCGTCAGACCATCGACACCCTCAAGATGTTGCGCGTCAAGACCCAGGGCAATCTCGAAGAAGGCGAACTCAAGCTGATCGACAACCTGCTCTACGAGCTCCACAGTCGTTTCGTCTCGCTTTAG